From the Budorcas taxicolor isolate Tak-1 chromosome 1, Takin1.1, whole genome shotgun sequence genome, one window contains:
- the PTH1R gene encoding parathyroid hormone/parathyroid hormone-related peptide receptor, protein MGAARIAPGLALLLCCPVLSSAYALVDADDVMTKEEQIFLLHRAQAQCEKRLEEVLQRPADIMESDKGWASASTSGKPKKEKASGKLHPESEEDKEVPTGSRPRGRPCLPEWDHILCWPLGAPGEVVAMPCPDYIYDFNHKGHAYRRCDRNGSWELVPGHNRTWANYSECLKFLTNETREREVFDRLGMIYTVGYSVSLASLTVAVLILAYFRRLHCTRNYIHMHLFLSFMLRAVSIFVKDAVLYSGTALDEAERLTEEELRAIAQAPPPPAAAAGYVGCRVAVTFFLYFLATNYYWILVEGLYLHSLIFMAFFSEKKYLWGFTVFGWGLPAIFVAVWVGVRASLANTGCWDLSSGNKKWIIQVPILASIVLNFILFINIVRVLATKLRETNAGRCDTRQQYRKLLKSTLVLMPLFGVHYIVFMATPYTEVSGTLWQVQMHYEMLFNSFQGFFVAIIYCFCNGEVQAEIKKSWSRWTLALDFKRKARSGSSSYSYGPMVSHTSVTNVGPRTGLGLPLSPRLLPAATTNGHPPLPGHTKSGSPALQATPPAVAAPKEDGFLNGSCSGLDEEACAPERPPVLLQEEWETVM, encoded by the exons GTGGATGCAGATGACGTCATGACCAAAGAGGAGCAGATCTTCCTGCTGCACCGCGCCCAGGCCCAATGTGAGAAGCGGCTCGAAGAAGTCCTGCAGAGGCCAG CTGACATAATGGAATCAGACAAAGGATGGGCATCTGCGTccacatcagggaagcccaagaaagagAAGGCATCTGGGAAGCTCCACCCTGAGTCTGAGGAGGACAAGGAGGTGCCTACTGGCAGCAGGCCCCGAG GGCGCCCCTGCCTGCCGGAGTGGGACCACATCCTGTGCTGGCCGCTGGGGGCTCCAGGGGAGGTGGTGGCCATGCCCTGTCCCGACTACATTTATGACTTCAATCACAAAG GCCATGCCTACCGCCGCTGTGACCGCAATGGCAGCTGGGAGCTGGTGCCTGGGCACAACCGCACGTGGGCCAACTACAGCGAGTGCCTCAAGTTCCTGACCAATGAGACGCGCGAACGG GAGGTGTTTGACCGCCTGGGCATGATCTACACCGTGGGCTACTCCGTCTCCCTGGCATCTCTCACCGTGGCGGTCCTCATCCTGGCCTACTTTAG GAGGCTGCACTGCACACGCAACTACATCCACATGCACCTGTTCCTGTCCTTCATGCTTCGCGCCGTGAGCATCTTCGTCAAGGACGCGGTTCTCTACTCGGGCACCGCCCTCGACGAGGCCGAGCGCCTCACCGAGGAAGAGCTGCGCGCCATCGCCCAGGCACCGCCGccacccgccgccgccgccggctaC GTGGGCTGCCGGGTGGCTGTGACCTTCTTCCTTTACTTCCTGGCCACCAACTACTACTGGATTCTGGTGGAGGGGCTGTATCTGCATAGCCTCATCTTCATGGCCTTCTTCTCAGAGAAGAAGTACCTCTGGGGCTTCACAGTCTTCGGCTGGG GTCTGCCTGCCATCTTCGTGGCTGTGTGGGTCGGTGTGAGAGCTAGCCTGGCCAACACCGG GTGCTGGGATCTCAGCTCTGGGAACAAGAAGTGGATCATCCAGGTGCCCATCCTGGCCTccattgtg CTCAACTTCATCCTCTTCATCAACATCGTGCGGGTTCTCGCCACCAAGCTGCGGGAGACCAACGCTGGCCGGTGTGATACGCGGCAGCAGTACCG GAAGCTGCTCAAATCCACACTGGTGCTCATGCCGCTCTTTGGCGTCCACTACATCGTCTTCATGGCCACGCCGTACACCGAGGTCTCAGGGACACTCTGGCAAGTCCAGATGCATTACGAGATGCTCTTCAACTCCTTCCAG GGATTTTTTGTTGCCATCATATACTGTTTCTGCAATGGTGAG GTACAGGCTGAGATCAAGAAATCCTGGAGCCGCTGGACACTGGCACTGGACTTCAAGCGCAAGGCACGAAGCGGGAGCAGCAGCTACAGCTACGGTCCGATGGTGTCTCACACGAGTGTGACCAACGTAGGGCCCCGCACGGGACTTGGCCTGCCCCTCAGCCCCCGCCTGCTGCCCGCGGCTACCACCAATGGCCACCCCCCGCTGCCCGGCCACACCAAGTCAGGGTCCCCAGCTCTCCAGGCCACACCACCTGCCGTGGCTGCTCCTAAGGAAGATGGATTCCTCAACGGCTCCTGCTCGGGGCTGGATGAGGAGGCCTGTGCGCCAGAGAGACCACCTGTCCTGCTGCAGGAGGAGTGGGAGACAGTTATGTGA